In Desulfomicrobium macestii, one DNA window encodes the following:
- a CDS encoding HPP family protein, with the protein MIEIRLVLPNRREFRRDLYRPGVISLSRILWGSTGAGLFMALIALVRDATGIGVLYPPLAATCFIGATCTYLRVARPKSVIVGHFISTVGGLLGVAAGEAMFGGTSLAIPVKLGLAVSLAAVLMQVLDADHPPAAATAAIPAILPLPASTLLLPLHMAWGAVLAVLFTVIWNRVWFECPAPDEGCERSWFNLRMDKPDIAGGGICLLATLCMCVKPWSVTTYLAGLWIMTAGLAILSLHHFFGARVLVTEVKDTCTLTTTPTTDGPDPITGPNTKEEKHEQ; encoded by the coding sequence ATGATCGAAATCCGGCTGGTGTTGCCAAACAGGCGGGAGTTCCGGCGGGATCTGTATCGCCCCGGCGTCATCTCCCTATCGAGAATTCTGTGGGGATCGACGGGGGCAGGCCTTTTCATGGCGCTCATCGCCCTGGTCCGCGACGCCACGGGCATCGGAGTGCTCTACCCGCCGCTGGCCGCGACCTGCTTCATCGGCGCAACCTGCACCTATCTGCGGGTAGCCCGGCCCAAATCGGTCATCGTGGGCCATTTCATCTCCACCGTGGGCGGATTGCTGGGCGTCGCGGCGGGGGAGGCGATGTTTGGCGGCACGAGCCTTGCCATCCCCGTCAAGCTCGGTCTGGCCGTATCCCTCGCGGCCGTGCTCATGCAGGTCCTGGACGCCGACCATCCGCCGGCCGCCGCGACCGCAGCCATTCCGGCCATCCTGCCCCTGCCTGCCTCCACCCTGCTCCTGCCCCTGCACATGGCCTGGGGTGCGGTCCTGGCCGTACTTTTCACCGTGATCTGGAACCGCGTCTGGTTCGAGTGCCCGGCCCCGGACGAAGGCTGCGAGCGTTCCTGGTTCAACCTGCGCATGGACAAACCCGACATCGCAGGGGGCGGGATCTGCCTCCTGGCCACGCTCTGCATGTGCGTCAAGCCTTGGAGCGTGACCACGTATCTTGCCGGACTCTGGATCATGACGGCAGGACTTGCCATTCTTTCCCTGCACCATTTCTTTGGCGCGCGGGTGCTGGTCACGGAGGTGAAAGACACGTGCACGCTCACCACGACGCCGACAACGGACGGGCCCGATCCGATTACCGGGCCGAACACGAAGGAGGAAAAACATGAACAGTAA